The following coding sequences lie in one Apium graveolens cultivar Ventura chromosome 1, ASM990537v1, whole genome shotgun sequence genomic window:
- the LOC141718212 gene encoding F-box protein At5g07610-like: MPSCSDPYDAWIQPTIELLTGENTMKMVQSCNGLTLFQFNTSDVQIKLYCIHNLATNQMKMIPLPKLYEDDPIVTCNLAFDLLASPYYKIVCVKNGGKLFGSRIIIYSSETGHWKDANILTNRMSVQFAKGIYCQGAIYSVGNDFLSCYCFRFDVEAEKLRRVSMPEGCLRGVVYFRYFGEFNGRLHLVCSRYLTEEVFCIYELDKDTESWFVKYRVHMDFLTSLFPEIVVKGVYNDFQYAFSILCVVSRENDEDSFLVMTIPGNVISYDFKRTGIEVLSELPSLEKMKFQGSNAYPFVPTLYPL; encoded by the coding sequence ATGCCTTCTTGTTCCGATCCTTATGATGCTTGGATCCAACCGACCATAGAGTTACTTACTGGTGAAAATACAATGAAGATGGTACAATCATGTAATGGATTGACCTTATTTCAATTCAACACTTCTGATGTACAGATAAAGTTGTACTGTATTCATAATTTGGCTACTAATCAAATGAAAATGATACCTTTACCCAAGTTGTATGAAGATGATCCGATTGTCACGTGCAATTTGGCTTTCGACCTTTTGGCATCACCCTACTACAAAATTGTTTGTGTCAAAAATGGAGGTAAATTGTTCGGATCTCGGATTATAATATATAGTTCCGAAACTGGTCATTGGAAAGATGCCAATATTCTTACGAATAGAATGTCTGTTCAATTTGCCAAAGGAATATATTGTCAGGGTGCAATTTATTCTGTTGGGAATGATTTTTTAAGTTGCTACTGCTTTCGATTTGATGTTGAAGCTGAGAAACTGAGAAGAGTCTCTATGCCGGAAGGATGTCTAAGAGGTGTGGTCTACTTCAGGTACTTTGGAGAATTCAACGGGCGCTTGCATCTTGTTTGCTCTCGCTACTTGACGGAAGAAGTGTTTTGTATCTACGAATTGGACAAAGATACTGAGAGCTGGTTTGTCAAGTATCGGGTACATATGGACTTCTTGACATCTCTGTTCCCAGAGATTGTTGTGAAAGGGGTGTATAACGATTTTCAGTACGCATTTTCGATATTGTGTGTTGTGAGCCGagaaaatgatgaagattcatTCCTTGTCATGACTATTCCAGGAAATGTTATTTCCTACGATTTCAAGAGGACTGGGATTGAGGTGCTATCTGAGCTTCCATCATTGGAAAAAATGAAATTTCAGGGTTCGAATGCATATCCATTTGTTCCAACCCTATACCCTCTGTGA
- the LOC141718221 gene encoding uncharacterized protein LOC141718221, whose product MRMSDTHNVDEFCMKLNVLKTNIHTLAETIEESYVVKKILKATSSKFLQITSAIEQFGKMDEMTVMEIVRSLKAHEERLHGQPLNAGSQYMRSIRNLKEIQRFTDPSPGRRTGLIGQRAKFKELDEKVTGKVKFGDGSTVKIKGKGSVMFICKTGGEVMLREVYYVPNLYKNIISLGHLSESGNKVVLSGTYLWVNDPKGRILMKAMMHLSDKGMARGLPKLVQPKTICTACLMTKQTRNPFPTIAEFQATRILELVPTSG is encoded by the exons ATGCGTATGAGTGACACTCATAATGTTGACGAGTTCTGTATGAAGCTAAATGTGTTGAAAACAAATATTCACACTCTTGCAGAGACCATCGAAGAAAGTTATGTGGTGAAGAAAATACTGAAAGCGACTTCATCAAAGTTCTTGCAAATCACGTCAGCAATAGAGCAGTTTGGAAAAATGGACGAGATGACTGTCATGGAGATAGTACGTTCTCTCAAGGCTCATGAAGAAAGACTCCATGGGCAACCG TTGAATGCGGGAAGCCAATACATGAGAAGCATCCGAAATTTGAAGGAAATTCAGAGGTTCACTGACCCAAGTCCAGGACGACGAACCGGTCTTATTG GACAACGTGCAAAATTTAAAGAACTAGATGAAAAGGTAACGGGGAAGGTGAAATTTGGAGATGGCTCTACAGTCAAAATCAAAGGGAAGGGATCAGTGATGTTCATTTGCAAGACTGGCGGAGAAGTGATGTTGCGTGAGGTGTATTATGTCCCCAATTTATATAAAAACATTATAAGCCTTGGGCACCTATCTGAGAGTGGAAATAAAGTAGTCCTTAGTGGTACTTATCTGTGGGTGAATGATCCGAAAGGGAGGATTCTCATGAAG GCTATGATGCATCTGTCTGATAAAGGAATGGCACGGGGCTTGCCAAAGCTAGTTCAACCCAAGACTATATGCACAGCTTGTCTAATGACCAAACAGACGCGAAATCCATTCCCCACGATAGCTGAGTTTCAAGCAACAAGAATTCTGGAACTAGTTCCTACTTCTGGTTGA